A segment of the Lycium ferocissimum isolate CSIRO_LF1 chromosome 10, AGI_CSIRO_Lferr_CH_V1, whole genome shotgun sequence genome:
ttGGATCAGATTTTGCAAAATTATCTATTTGTCCATGAAATTtgatcagattttgaaaattcgGGAGAAATCTCAcaaaacttcaaatatttttcccgtaaaatgcatgtccaaacacatcTTCAAAATCTATAGCCAAACAGGACATAAATCGTACAATTTTACGGAGTACGAAGCAGGTCTCATATATCAATCTATTGCCACATCATAAAAACAGAAATTCACAGCAATATTCaatcaaaatttcatgaatCAAAACATTCagctagcgtttggccatagattttggaccagattttgaaaaattatcttCAAATATCTATTTCTCCATGAATTTGATCAACTTTTGATAATTTGGGAGAAATCTCACTTCCACTCAcaaaacttcaaatattttccccgtaaaatgcatgtccaaacacaacttcaaaatctacaaccaAACAGGACATAAATAGTACAATTCACAGCAACATTCAATCAAAATTTCATCAATCAAAACATTaagctagcgtttggccatagattttgaaaaattatcttcaaatatctgtttggccatgaaatttgatcagattttgaaaattcgGGAGAAATCTCACAAAACTTCAAAGATTTTCTCCgtaaaatgcatgtccaaacacaacttcaaaatCTATAGTCAAACAGGATATAAATAGTACAACTATCAATCTATTACCACAtcataacaaaagaaattcgataaaaaaaaaaaaaattgaaacaaaatctAATAAAACTAAATCTGAGATCGATAAATTGagattaagattaaaatttaccTGAAGAAAGCTTTTGGAAAAAAGGGATCTAGTGAGAGAAAGCTCAAAaggttagagagagagagagagatggaaACCTGAAAATAACGCATCAGAGGGGATAAATAAAGCgagaaaaatgataaaaatggtcccttatcttTGCTAATAGGTTTAAAATAGTCCCCTAAGTATTACTGGAGCAGTTTTGATTCTTTAGGGTTGTCAAAAATGAACACTTTTAATTTTCATTGCATATTTACCAAATTTTGATCATTACTCCCTGTAATCCAAAATAATTAAGGTTTTAAGTTTGGACATATGAATTAAGAAATTCACTAAAGTCTAAAAATTAAGAGGAGTTTTGACTAAGATTTTCTGGTTGACGTAATTATTATGGTGATATAAGAATGTGTCACGCGCAAATACGTTCTTGATTTTGTGGAACATTAATATTTTTGGACCGATTTTTAGAGGCTAAAATCTCATTTATTTTGGACTGGAGGAAGTATATTTAACTGGAACTGTGAAAAATAATGTAACCATAAGCATCGGAATTTTCGTCAGAATCTCAAAAATTGCAAAATAAAAAGGTACGTCATACACAAAATATagaccaaaaataaaagaaaatgcacCTCAAAAAATTGCATCACTCCTGAAATAGATCACAAATGACATAAACTAAAAAAACCGTACTTCTAAAGTGTGTTCCCGTTAAATATtttctccgtcccaatttaaatgttttactttatttttttgtctaTCTCAAAAAACGTGCTTCTTTCTACATTTGGTAAGTGTTTCAAATACAAAGcaaatttaagaccacaagatttaagGGACTacacatatctttaatttaagatcacagGATTCAAAAAGTCTCCCTTTGTTTCTTACACTCCTATCCAGTCAAATTAATATACTTAAAttaggatggagggagtaactcCTATTTTACCGTTCCGGTTAATTTTATTAATCGAAGTTTGGTAAAAATATTTGATGAAGATAAACAAAAGTGTTCACTTTTCACAAATTAAAGGATCAAAACTGCTTAAGTTAATACTtgagggactattttgaaccaaGCACATAAAAGTAGAACGaaggatgaaaaatattatatttaagaTTTATACCTGAAGAAAGCTAGGTGATAAATAAAGGAGTGTAGAGAGACCAAATTGCCATTTAGTTTGTTAGAATGATGGAAATGcgccccccccccaccccacccacgATTCTGACGTTTGGTATATTCGGTGTATGCTTTGGGGGTGATTGGTGGCTACAACTGCATGAAGCCGGAATCACTAGTAATTGTTATGAAGCCCGTTTTGGGCTTGGTAGACCAAacaagtaatatttttttttgaatgcaGGAATCATTAGTAAttgttatgaatttttttttgggcttggtAGAAAAACAAGTAACGTTTTTTTTGAGCGCATTGCTTTTCCATGTGAAATTTTGCAAggaatagtttttttttttttttaacttaaagaATTCtacaaaagtaaaaaaatttttCGAAAGGTTTTGCGAACGAAATTCGTGCATGCCCTGGAAAGAGAAATTCGGTGAGCTACAAGAAAAATTCCCACTGCTACCATAGTAGCATCTTAGGAAAAAagacttatcttttttttttaattgaatcaTCAACGATTTCAATGATTTAAAATAGCCAAGAAACCACTGGTTTCGCTTGGTGGCGGAATGTTTCACGGATCGGTCGTCAAATCTTTTGTCTTTATCCGGCCCGATGAAAAAATGGGATCATTTATGGACtcgcgaattttttttttttatcgaatttaattttcaaaaccCAAATCCTCAGGGTATTTTAggtgaagggcaaaacttaaagatcaacaatttgaggggcaaaaattaaagaccacccctaaATTAAGGACAATCGGGCAAATTGCCCAACAAGTAATAACACAATAAACAATGGACTTGGGCCTGAGGTGAAATTATAGCCCAACAATAGAGTGGATTTCTTTTGGGATCCAGGTTAAGCGAAGTTTGCACGTTAAAAGGGGGCAGTGACCTATTGAAGCGGTTATGCGTATTGTTGAGAAAACTGTCTACTCCTCTCATCTCCATTTTCAAAATCTAAGCTTCTTATCTCCCTTCTATTATCTTCTTCATTTTACCAGTCGTTCGTTATTCTGCAAGTTCTTTATTAGTTCTATTTCCTATTTTAATTCTTAGTTTAGTGATTGTAATATATTAGTGCTTCAATTGTGAAATTAGAGTCATTACATTAATTGTCGGTCAACCATATGACTTAGTTTGACAcatcttccaaaaaaaaaaaaaaaaaaagctacgTCTGAGAATAATTTTAAAGATAAATCTATTCTTACTAAAGACAACTTAGAGGTAACCACCCACCATAATCTTTAGTGCTATTTTGTTTTAGTTAAGCCGCTTTGAGGTGGCGCATTTGACTTAGACCCCTAATTTGTATATTAAAGTACAAAAAACAAATGCAAAAAGAAGGGGACATAAAACCTACAACAACAACGTATTCAGTGTAGTTTCATAAGTAGGGTCTGGGaaggatagagtgtacgcagaccttactcttACCTTGATGGGTAGAGAGTTTGTTTTCGGTAGACCTTCGGCTCAAAGAAAGCAAATCATAATAGTTCGGAaagcatgacaaaaaaaaaaaaaaaaaaaaaagcatagcaaataataagaaaagaataataagAAAAGCATGACAAAGCATCCAGCATGCAggaatagtaataacatcaaaaGAGTACAATAATCGCAGTACAAGAAACACCGATGGTCACAGAAATCAAAGAACAAGAGATAATACTACTACTAAATTGGTACCGCAAAGCGAGCGAACAATAGACTAAGAGACAATGCTCATCTACTTCCTAACCATCTATCCTAATCTGTGTTCTCCATAatctcctatctaaggtcattcCCTTAGTAAGCTGAAGAAGCGCCATGTCCTATCTAATCACCTTTCCTCAATACTTCtgcggcctacctctacctcttctgaaaccatccatagccaaaCCTCTCACACCTCTGCACTGGGGGCATCCATCATTTCCTCTCCACATGAGTCTCACTTCCTGCATCCTGTCCTCCACCGTGGCCACTCCCATCTTgtcccggatatcttcattttttatcttATCTCTTCTAatatgcccacacatccatctcaacatcctTATTTCCGTAACTTTTATCTTTTGGAtgtgagagttcttgactggccaactcTCCGCTCCtacaacatagtcggtctaaccactactctgtagaacttacctttaagtTTTGGAAGCACATAAAACCTAACCTCCAGAAAAATACAATTGAGAATTGGACACTTCCAATTCATGAAATCTCGGTAGTCGAAACTTTGAGTGCTAGAATAAGGTATTTCAATCATAGGATAAACAATTAAGTACATAGTGCTATGtaggacaagacttttaatttgacaaaattatttttcaaaataaacagATCATGAAAATTTGACCAAAGAAATCTAGTAATCAAGTTTTCAGTTAGAGTATGGATATCATTGCATGGAttggaaaaaataaggttaaaacaaaaattactaTATATAATTGACGAGTCCCAGGCGCgtataaaacttttaaactcGTACTTTGTCAAATTATAATAAGTTCATGTATCACCATACAAAAGTTCCTCAGGATCACCAGAATACAAGTATTTACACACATGAGATTGTAGGTTtagattttataaaaatcaccACCATGTGTTTGAACTAGCATTCTATATTTTCTACTAGCCTTGGAAAAACATAATGTTTCCAGTACTTTTGATTTCTCATTTTGGTCATGAAAAGCAACTAATTATACCATCATAAGTTGAGCTTAAATGGAATAGTTgtgattcatatagccgacctCAACTTGCTTGGGACTGAGGCAcagttgttgttgtatctaaCTGCCCAATCATGATGATCTAGTCTGCTTCAAGAACACGAGGCGAATTAATGCTTATGATTTTCACACTTTCATCATCTGGGGTAAAAAGAACTGTGAGATAAGTTGGCAATTGAAGCAGAATCGCCTTCTCCAAGCGAATACTTCTCCCAAGGGTCATGAAGTTCCATAGTTTTCTCATCAACAAATGGTGGATTGGTAGGTAGCGGcaactcttcttctttcttgacAAACATCCGTAACACCTTAGACATGGATGGCCTTAACGCCGCGATCTCTTGAGTGCACAAAAGTCCGACATGTAAAACTCGcgctacctcatttttcacattGATTGTGTGGTAGTTATGCAACATGAGATTCGGATCGAACAGTTCCTCCACAGTCTCGTGTCGAAAGTGCTCCCATGCCTGTTAATTTTAAGACCAATGAGCAAAAAGTTTTTCAAGAttgaaattttttcttcaaGCGAAAAGTGATTGATTGCAAATTACAATGGAAACTAAGCTGACTGTATATTCGGCGTTTTTGCTACTGTTATTTTGTCTTCCAGTAACAATCTCTAGTAGAAGAACTCCAAAGCTGTAAACGTCTGCTTTTTCTGTTAATTGGCCATGTGCTAAGTATTCTGGAGCCATATATCCTCTGCATAAAAAGGGTAAATCATCCATTATTGGACCATATTAGTCTTTGCGTTTTTGTGTACTTTTACGTgaaaaagtagaaaatgagatGAGGATACACTGACAATGTGCCAGCTATGACAGTGCTTATGTGACTCTTGTCTTCTTGGAATGACCTGGCCAACCCGAAATCAGCAATCTTTGCACGGAGCCTCGAGTCCAACAAGATGTTGCTTGCTTTTATGTCTCTGTGTATTATTCGTATCTTTGTGTTCTCGTGGAGGTATACCAAACCTTCTGCGGTCCCTATAATTATCTCAAATCTTTTCTCCCAGTTTAGAGTTTTACCTTTGACAGGATCTGTCGATTTTAAGATTAGAATCAAGATTCGTGACACTCATTCTGGTGGTTATGCAGAACACACAATATAGTCTTAATGCAACGCCGGTTACTTACCAAATATGAAGCGATCAAGACTCTGGTTAGGAAGGAACTCATATATAAGAAGGCTTTCCGGTCCTGAGCAACTGCATCCCAATAACCTTATCAAATTTTTGTGCTCGACGCTACTGATTATGTTAACCTCGTTATAAAATTCTGCAGCTCTGTGTTTGTTGTTAAAGAACAATCTTTTGACAGCGATCTCTCTCCCATCTGCCAAAACACCCTGCAACAAATCCCGCCTCAGACTCGGTCTAATAGCATACACTTCTAGTATTGCATTGCTGTTATGGACAATCGATGAATTCAAACATCTGAATTGCACTACATTCAaccattacataccttataaacCGTGCCAAATCCACCTTGCCCGAGCTTGTTGGCCTCATCAAATGACCGCGTGGCTTTGTCAAGTGTCGAATACTTGAAGTTCAAGCTGTTGTCATGAAGGATCTTCACTAGTTTCTTGGCATCATTTGCACCTGACAAGTTCAAAAATTTCCAGGAAAAGTACGATTGGATCATATTGCCTCtagtaattattttaaactgtTTTCAGTAGAGTTGAGTGCAGATGATCACACGCTAAATGCTCAGCTAAAAAAATTGGTATTTTCTGCTCTTACTGAACCAAATTTTAGCATAAAGAGCTAACTATATTCTCATTATTGATATCCTAATGAATTTTATCACTAATTTTGGCACAAAAGGATTTATGGGTTGATTTCCGGACGGTCACTTAAGTAACTGTAATTATCTTAGAAAGTCACTTTTTGCAACATGATGACTTGCATGTTGCAGAAAAGTGACTTTCTGAGATAATTATCATTAGTTGAGTGATTGTATGAGAAATCAACTTGAGGATTTACCTTTCCTCTTGTTCCGGATTTGTTTGTTCTTCCAGACACAAATGCCAATGACAACACCTACTCCCAAGACGACCACAgaactaacaacaacaatgacaatgACTACAACTTTTCCTGCATTAATATGGTCATTTGAAAGTTAAAACAAAAGATCATTTATCAGCaaaattactttttaagtcGATAAATAACAGGCAAACCAGGACGAAAGAAGAGTAAAGGTTACCTACTGATGACGAGCCTCCACTGGTAGAAATAACATTGAGAAAATTTGTATCAGAATACCTCATGAAGCATCCGGTATACAGAGCTCTACCTTCTGACAAAGGTAAGCATCCCAGCATTGAGGCAGATGCGTTTTGCAGACATGCTGCGCAGGAATTTGCGCTTAGTGACTTCCAGCAATCAGCGAGAACATAAGCTGTCTCCTTGAAATGTCCAGGCACTGACACTTGAGCACGCGCGTAGCCATTACTACTTGGTGCGTTTGCAACTGCTTGCTGAACGGCTCGCCTAGCATTCTGTTGGAACAATGAACCCTTTGTGGTCCTGTTTCCGCATACACGCCTGTCCTCTGGACCTAAATACTGGTCATAGAACGTGTAATTCTCCACTCGCATAAAACAGCCATCAAGATAAATTCGCCCTCCGTTAGAAGGGAAGCACCTGGGCAGAGCAGCTCGCGCTTCAGCGTAGCATAAGGTGCAGTCAGGTAAAGAAAGATCACCATAGCATTGGCATAGTCCATAGTTAGTATCTGGTCCAGTGCCAGTAACTGCTACTCCATACCCTGTAGTTCTTGTTTGTTCACTTATATGTTCCATCGTAGCAACAAAATTTGTGGCGGAAACCGCtgtttcatttccacatataaTCTGGACTATCTGAGATCTTGGTTCAGCCACTGACGTATCTAATAGAAGTAGGATCAACACAATAACAAAGTGACTACATAAAATTGAAGGGGTTGCTCTCTCCATTTTGCCAGATGTGCTGTACAACATAGAAAACAATGTAAAAGGACTATCTGAAGTACTGTTAgaatgagaaaaataagaaagataTTGGTTTGAGAATTATGAATACAACTTTCCAATTGAAATGAAATTTACAAGAAGAGAAACAAGCAGCAAAGACAATTCATAAGGTTAGAGGTGTTTCAATAAAGGCAGTTATATACAGCAGCAAAGACAATTCATTCAAATTTCAGCCATTAAAAGCGTGTTTTTAGGTTTAAATCTTAATAATTTAGATCACAGTtattaagtgttttatttttctattatacCACCAGTAAATGGTCTGAAAAGATCTGAATGATCAAAATATTAATCTATAGCAAAGTTTGAATAGCATTAGAATGTTATCCATTCAAGAATTTCTGAAAAAATGACTTCTCTCTACTATTCCATCCACTTTAACCGCCGAACACCCTggacaaaaaattacagtgtatatttagaataaattttctgtgttcatgtacatatattaacttttgaacacctgAACATATATTATAGTGTATATTTAGGTCTAGTTATTTTTTTGAACACCCTGAGTGAAAATTCTCGATCCGCCACTGGCTGTTAGACATGTCATTTTTTACCCTCTAAGTATTTTACACTGTTTTGTTCTTGGACTTTATTTCTAAAGCTCAAACCTGAGACCCAGGGGCGGATGCAGTAAGAggccagggtgttcacccgaacaccctggacaaaaaattacagtgtatatttagaataaattttctgtgttcatgtacatatattaacttttgaacacctgAACATATATTATAGTGTATATTTAGGCAGTTATTTTTTTGAACCCGAGTGAAAACCATGAGACCTATTACTAAGGTTGAAGAAGTACTTGCCACGGGCACCCACCATAACCATTGAAAATTCTCTTTTGTTCATATACTCTTATCAAAATTCCTAGTAAGCTAAAATagaacaaataaaagaaaaaaaaaaaaactggataATTGTTCTATGCTGAATCTAAAACATAATTATTGTATCTCAGTGAAAACAGAATAAGAAGTAAGAAGAAAAGAACTcacaaattccaaatttgccggATTTTGAGTCTCAAACTGATCAGCTGCTGTCAAAGTTGTAGAATCAGAGTGATGAGGCAGAGAGTAACtggagaaaatgaagaataatAAAGAAGGAAATGATTGACTGAATCAAACTGGAATGTTAAGAGTAGCTTTATTAATGGGTCTTTTTGTGagtcaagttttttttttttaaaattattattattatattaatattCACCCGGTGTTCAGTATCTGTATGAGATTCGACTAAATTCGATGAACTCGTGTCGGGAAGTTATACATCGTGGGTAAAGTGTTCCTTAATAAAAACGACTCTATATCAAAAAAGGCTCAAACTTAaaatttttgattaattaaaaataaaagaatacttATCACTACTCGTGTCCATCCaacttttgttgttgttttttttttttagttgggaGAAGTCAACAAGGAGAAAGAATTCTGGAGGAGGACTCGTCTATAGTCAAGTTGCGTCATCTGCGTGGGAACTAATGAGAATGACATATTGATGACTTAGAATGACACATTGATGACATATTGATGACTTAGAATGACAAATTGATGACTTAGAATGACTGCAATCTCAGTTTCAATTTAggtgaatttattttcttattaatttaTACTGAAAAGAATGAttcattttaatatttaaaaataatttatctttatACATTAATTTATAgccataaaaaatatatatgactcatttaacaccatAAATATAAAAGTCTTTctattctttcttaaatttcgtgtccagttaaataaattaacattactactatatagaaacatGAGTTTCAATATAGTTGAAACTTGGATCGTCGTCAGTcacctaaaaaaataaaaaaaataaggtgagCCCCATATTAAAAACACTAagcaacattaaaaaaaaagagcaccccaccatctccaaactcataaaaaaaagtagaacccatattaaaaaataaagcaatataaaaaaaaatggaccccatattaaaaaaataagcaatgtcaaaaaaaaaaaacctgcacctcatattaaaaaattaaataatattcatgtaattttcaaagtatccccattaagtcaataacgATGAATttattgccacatgcgtatcaacccatagtgggagcaaatgaattTATTGTACAGTAAAAaacatgaaccccatattattgcttttcttcaaaagattaagtagccaaatcatacaatttcctttcttttcttatattagcttgagatctaatctagatatttaactgttgtatttaCTATTCTgtcatgtcatttatttgttatgtttactaaaataaatatacttaaaatatttatattttaaaataagatggaatttaattactttttcatttttattcttactctaataaatgtgaaaagagattaatgtcgtaaaaaaaaaaaaaattaaatggagatcaaataattaataaggtaaattagtcaaattataattctaattgacgtttccttaaaaaaccttgcaaaagacaacatgacaagtaaaatgagctaaaccaagaatatttatcaaaaattaaaaaatagtagttcttcgtttaaatagaaaatcaaatttctactttatttcgttttaagcatgtaaaattaatttaataatttgaattagaattatccaaatcaaaatttgatagaaaataataagtattgtttaggtccaatctacatacattaacaatagaatattttacacctttaaattaatcgaattaaaattcaaagtattaaCTGAtacttaaatattgctattgttttatctcaaagagagaaaaatagtttccttttaaacaagtcttctcttttaaaaattattaataaatttttgccaactttgtattcgtagcaaacactaatataataaagttttggatacggagcacaaactacaatgttatattaatcgtattttaaacatagtgtgtgtgtatatatatatatatatatatatatatatatatatatatatatatatatatatatataacaatgcaaacttatgtatgtttattagcaatataaaatacatatattatcactaatcaaacacaactacatacacataaatacactataatccaaagtgttgaGCCCGTGCGCAGTACGGACATATGCCATCTAGTAAATTGAAATGAGGGAGTATTATGAGAAATATAATGACATAAGGTGCATATAGGAATTTCTATTATGGGGTAAAGATCTAAAATTTTACCCCCTCTGTCCCCGGGGAGAGCTAGGTTGCGCCGAAGGGTTCACCCGAATCCCCTTCGAtgaaaaattatactatatAGATAgggtttaaattattttttgtgtatatataatagatgttgaacccccttggcttcttcgtatatttacttatttatatttttgaactcCTATAGTAAAAATTTTAGCTCCGCCACTGTTTGTCCTATTTATGTGGCACACtctcctttttagtttgtcccaaaaagaatattACGTGACTATATTTagaataatttaactttatgagatgatctACAGCCACAAAAATAattaaggcttgttttggaccacaaatttcaaaagtatttctttctttcttaaactttatgttTAGTCAAATGAtgctacataaattgggatggagggagtaagaCATTACAATGAATACTTTAATAACCTCAGAAATTTGCAATTATCAAAACTAGgcccccgtttggccataagcaTTACTCACTTTATtccagaattttttttcacttttttccataatcagcatttggccatgagaattccgaatacaacttgaagttgtattccggaataccaaaaactcaaaaaacttgttttcaaaaaaatttcacttttttcacttttttacaactacatttcaccaaaaattacaatttcaaaaactatagcCAAACaaaactccaacttcaactccaactctaaagttccaaaaaaaagtaatttttttttttttttgatatctaTGAATAAACGGGGCCTAAAAGTCGATCTATTGTTGACGAATACCACccaaattataaataatagagTACTTGAAACAATCATTGAATGGAGTATAACCGGAACACATATATCAAGAAATAGTAACAAAcgttaaaaacaaaatttagaGAATAAGCTACCATGCAATTagtaatggaaaaaaaaaaaacttttaatgATGAGTGACATCATAATTTTTTCGTATACGATTAGCTTAATTTTTTACTATTAAATTCCGTTCATGATTTTACATATAAAGTAAGTACATATTATTCTAGTTTTAACGtcagtttttaattttttttttttttgtttttgtttttgtctaGCCTtcatattatgaatgttgtaggGTTATTTGTGAATTTGATTTTATGAAGAATGATGAAGTTCAACTTGAAGTTAAGACTTTTGACCTTAAATTTTGCCCGTGGGGCAAGTAGGAGTAAAAAATTCAAGCCCACCCATTTTCAAGAGTATTTAGTGTTATTTGCTAAATTCAACCCTTGTTTAAAATTTGTAtggccttatatatatatatgagatttctcttgaaatgtatgtataaaatgtaGTACTGATTTAGCTTttctatttataaaagaaaaacaattgtAAGACTTTTTAGGAAATTGATGTAAGGTTTTTTTGAAAGATGTTTGTATTAGTTACTTGCTTGATTTTTgcgtaaaatatatatatttttttaaaaagttattacaaggcttttatatatacatattttttgt
Coding sequences within it:
- the LOC132032926 gene encoding cysteine-rich receptor-like protein kinase 2 isoform X2, with product MERATPSILCSHFVIVLILLLLDTSVAEPRSQIVQIICGNETAVSATNFVATMEHISEQTRTTGYGVAVTGTGPDTNYGLCQCYGDLSLPDCTLCYAEARAALPRCFPSNGGRIYLDGCFMRVENYTFYDQYLGPEDRRVCGNRTTKGSLFQQNARRAVQQAVANAPSSNGYARAQVSVPGHFKETAYVLADCWKSLSANSCAACLQNASASMLGCLPLSEGRALYTGCFMRYSDTNFLNVISTSGGSSSVGKVVVIVIVVVSSVVVLGVGVVIGICVWKNKQIRNKRKGANDAKKLVKILHDNSLNFKYSTLDKATRSFDEANKLGQGGFGTVYKGVLADGREIAVKRLFFNNKHRAAEFYNEVNIISSVEHKNLIRLLGCSCSGPESLLIYEFLPNQSLDRFIFDPVKGKTLNWEKRFEIIIGTAEGLVYLHENTKIRIIHRDIKASNILLDSRLRAKIADFGLARSFQEDKSHISTVIAGTLGYMAPEYLAHGQLTEKADVYSFGVLLLEIVTGRQNNSSKNAEYTVSLVSIAWEHFRHETVEELFDPNLMLHNYHTINVKNEVARVLHVGLLCTQEIAALRPSMSKVLRMFVKKEEELPLPTNPPFVDEKTMELHDPWEKYSLGEGDSASIANLSHSSFYPR
- the LOC132032926 gene encoding cysteine-rich receptor-like protein kinase 2 isoform X1; translation: MLYSTSGKMERATPSILCSHFVIVLILLLLDTSVAEPRSQIVQIICGNETAVSATNFVATMEHISEQTRTTGYGVAVTGTGPDTNYGLCQCYGDLSLPDCTLCYAEARAALPRCFPSNGGRIYLDGCFMRVENYTFYDQYLGPEDRRVCGNRTTKGSLFQQNARRAVQQAVANAPSSNGYARAQVSVPGHFKETAYVLADCWKSLSANSCAACLQNASASMLGCLPLSEGRALYTGCFMRYSDTNFLNVISTSGGSSSVGKVVVIVIVVVSSVVVLGVGVVIGICVWKNKQIRNKRKGANDAKKLVKILHDNSLNFKYSTLDKATRSFDEANKLGQGGFGTVYKGVLADGREIAVKRLFFNNKHRAAEFYNEVNIISSVEHKNLIRLLGCSCSGPESLLIYEFLPNQSLDRFIFDPVKGKTLNWEKRFEIIIGTAEGLVYLHENTKIRIIHRDIKASNILLDSRLRAKIADFGLARSFQEDKSHISTVIAGTLGYMAPEYLAHGQLTEKADVYSFGVLLLEIVTGRQNNSSKNAEYTVSLVSIAWEHFRHETVEELFDPNLMLHNYHTINVKNEVARVLHVGLLCTQEIAALRPSMSKVLRMFVKKEEELPLPTNPPFVDEKTMELHDPWEKYSLGEGDSASIANLSHSSFYPR